AAAACTTTGTAGTAGATACAGCTCCCCAGCTGGCACGCATCGGCACGCCAACAGATAGCACGATCAAAACAGTGCTGATCAAAAAAGGCAATGAAAGCTACGAGCTAAAACTACCAGGCAATAAGAATATATTGTCTGAAGCATTAGCCCAGGGCATTACACTACCTTATAGCTGTAAAGGAGGAGTTTGTGGCTCCTGTACAGCACGATGTACACAGGGAACAATATGGATGGCCTTGAATGAAGTGCTCACTGAAAAAGAGATAGCACAAGGCTACCGGCTTACCTGCACAGGATATGCAGTAAGTGAGACTGTCGTTATAGAAATTTGATACCCCTATGCCGGAAGTTTGAACAAAAGCTAATTCTATTTAAATCAAAAAACAGCAAGAACTACCCTGTCTATAACAATAGCATAAAAAATCTTATTCTATGTAAACCAGCAAGGTTATGAAAAAGCGGAAAATGCGTTGAATTCTTCCTGCAACTCGTTATATAGCTTTCTGAACGTTTGCATACGATCTTCCATTGTGGAGCAGTCATCCACGGGGCGGTCATCGTGTAGAACGGCGAGCTGGCCATTGTTGGAGATCTTTTTAGCGCACTGCTTTAAGTCGTGGAACATCTCATCCGATACCTCTAACTGACGGATGAACTGATTTTGAAAATGCTCAATCTGGGCCAGAGAATCTTCGTCTGATTTTTTGTTAGATAACAATTCAAGACGATTTTGCATTGACCGGAGGGTATCTCTGGAACTATTCACTTCTACCTTCCAGTCCTGAATCTGTTCAAGCTCTGATGTTTGTGCTGAAACTTCCATGTGTATTGATTTTGCTGTGAAATAATTAGCGGATCAATCATGCTTCCCTTGCTTAATACAAGTCCTGTTTTAGAACACCTTTCTAAGGTACAAACCTTTTTAGCAATAGAAAAAGGCAATTTGCTTTTTAACAAATTGCCTTTTCCTGATATATGGGTGCTTTTTACCTACCCTTCTTAGTGGAGTTGCAATCGAATTAAATTATTGATGGCAACTTCAGCATTTATCACTGTTAATGCCTGTATCTGCACCTCATGAGGATATCTATTTTTTATCGCAGGTAAGCGTTGTACATCCAGATCACTTTTCCTGCTCGCGGATATAAGTGGTGATTAAATCACGGGCCGCAATAATTTCAATACACTTACGCTAAACTCGCATCCAGTGTAATCTCAGTATTCAACAGCTTGGAAATCGGACAATTCGTTCTCGCTTCCTCCGCCAGTTCTGCAAACTTCGCTGCATCCAGGCCCGGCACCGTCGCTTTCAGTTCCAGGTGACTCCCCGTTACCGCACCATTCTCCAGGGTCACCGTCGCTTTCGTATCCAGGTTCTCAGGCGTAAATCCCGCGCCGGAGATCAGGAAACTCAGTTTCATTGTAAAACAGCCCGCATGCGCAGCTGCAATCAGTTCTTCAGGGTTTGTACCATTGCCATCCTCAAAACGGCTCTTATAAGAATACGGGGTACTGTTCAGCACAGTGGATTGTGTAGTAACTGTTCCTTTCCCATCCTTGCCTGTACCTTGCCAGTTAGCAGAAGCATTTCTCTTCATGATTCAGTTTTTTGTGAAGTTTAAATAATGTATTTGTAGGGATCTCTAAATTACTACTTCTTTTATTCTTCCCAACTCCGCACCCACGTAGATTTTTCTCTACATACAGGGAACAAAAAAGCCGCCCCGGCCGGGGCGGCTACTCACTATTTCTGGCAATCTATCCTTCAAAAAAAGTTATGTTCCAAAGGCCACACATTTTCCACACACACTGCTTCGATTGTATTATTGCTTATTCCGTTCTGCTGTTACTTAATTCCAGTCGGATTGCCAGAAATCTTCCACTATTCCTGATTACGCTTGCTTCACTAACTGCACACTTGCCAGCAGTTTTACCTCTTCACCCAATAACAGACCACCATTGTCGGTAGGACCGTTGAATGTAATGCCGTACTCTTTTCTCGCGATTTTACCTTTTACTTCAAAGCCAGCCTTGGTCTGTCCATATGGATCCTTAACGATACCGCTGAACTCTACATCCAGTTCTACTGGTTTGGTCACACCACGCATTGTCAGGTCACCAGTTACTTTATAACGCTCGTCGTCTACTTTCTTAACACCGGTAGACACGAAATTCAGTTTAGGATATTGTGCTGCATGGAAGAAATCTTCTGCCTGCAGGTGCTGATCACGTTGCTCATTATTAGTAGTGATGCCAGCTACTTCAGCTTCGAACGCAATCTTAGCATCAGCAAAATCATCGCTGCTGCTTTCTACAGTAGCATCATACTTTTTGAAATAACCAGTTACGTTTGTGATCATCAGATGCTTAATCTTGAATTCTACATCACTGTGAGATTGATCAATTTTCCAGATTGCCATAAAATAAGAGTTTTAGTTTTTTTGAATGTTTTTAAATATCTGAAGGATTAATTGCCTTGTTCGTTGTTTGATGATGTAAAATTACTCGTTGCAACAAATATTCGGAATGGATAAAAAGATGAAAGTGGTGGACTTTTTTATTTCAAGTAATTAATGAATTGATTATCAATAAAAAAGTTTCAACCTTTTTTAATTTGGATAGGGAAGAAAACCGGCTGCATTACAATTTTCGATTGCAGCGGGGGCAAACCAGTCATATTTATCAAATAGCCAGTTTCCCGGTCTCTTTGAATTCAGAAGGCGTTTGACCGGTATATTTCTTGAAAAAGCGACTAAAATAATGGGGATCTTCAAAACCTAGCCTGTAAGCAATCTCTTTTGCTGACAGGTCAGTATTATATAAATAACGCTGTGCCTCCAGGATCACCCGGTTGCGGATATGCTCACCTGCCGTAATACCTGATTGTTGCTTGCTGATCTCATTCAGCAATACCGGCTTCACATGCATGAGGCCTGCATAATCCGATACATTCTTCAGCGTAGTATATTTCTCTTCGATGAGGTTCTTAAATTGTAAAAATAAGGAGCTGTTATGCGATGCATGCTGATCAGGGGTCGCGATCATACTGCTGCCCTTGATACGGGAGGCCAGTACCAGGAAATAGCGCAGCAATCCGTGCAAAGCCGTATCAAAACCCGGCTCCTGGTCCTTCACTTCCTTTTTCATTAGTTGTACCAGCATCTCAAAATCCCTTTCCTGCTCAGGTTGCAGGGTGATTACGGTACTGAACTGATTATTGAAAAAGAGGGAGGAATTAATACCCATCAGCGAAGCTGCCTGGTCTTTCAGGCACATAAATGCATCCTGAAACGCGATCATATAGCCTTCCACTTTTTCGCTGAAGGTCATCGTATGTACCTGGCCCGGAGCCAGGAAATACAGTGTATTCTGATTCACTTCGTATGTCACTGCATCAATAGTCGGCTCCATATGTCCTTTCTTGATCCAGTAAATTGTATAAAAATCGTGACGATGAGGTTTTCCATTGGTGGCAAAAAAGCTCTCCTTCAGCTCACACAGACTGGAGGCAACAAAATTGTTGTCGGCCTGCGCATACGCCGGTAAAGAGACGATTTCGATATGTTCCTTTTTGTCACTCATTCCATATCCAGTGTTCCCGCTACTTCCAGTTCACGGTCTTCAGGTTCTATAAAGTCGATTATAAAATTGTTCCGGCCTTCGCCTACCATAATGGTCATATACTTCATCTGCACCAGTTCCAGCATGCCCAGGAAGAGGAAGATGGCGTGCACCCTGTCCTGACAATGATCGAAGATCTTTTCGAATGCCAGGGTTTTCTCTCTCGAAGCCAGTTCTATCATGTAATGACGGGAACCCTCCATGGTGTAGTCATATTTATATACAACGTGCTGCGGTTTATTATCCCGCTGCTTCACCCTTTGCATCACTTTTTCGAAGGTCTGAGTGAGCTTGAAAAGGGTAAGCGTCTGTATTTCAGTACCCTCGCTGGTGATTTCACCGATAGAAGACAACTCTTTGGCAATATTCCCTCTCTTGATCATCAGCATCCTGTCTGCTTCTTTCTCTGCCAGCTCGGCTGCCGCCTGCTTGAAGCGTTTATACTCCAGGATCTTATCGATCAGCTCCTGGCGGGGATCTATCTCCACCCCCTGCTCATCCAGTTCTTTGCGGGGCAGCAGCATCTTGGCCTTGATACGCATCAGGGTAGATACGAACAGGATAAATTCGCTGGCCAGCTCAATGTTGAGTGATTCCAGGTGATGAATATAGTTCAGAAAGTCGTTGGTGATAGTCGTAATGGGGATATTGTAGATGTCCAGTTCGTCCCGCTCTATAAAGAAGAGCAGCAGGTCAAAAGGTCCCTCGAACTGGGGGAGTTTTATCTTATATGAGTTGTCGGCCATAATATTATGATCCCTTCGCCAGGCGAATTCCGGTGAAGGGATCATTCAAAAATAGGAAAAAATTCCCGCTTAAAACTTCGCGGTAAATCCGACCCCTATCACTTCTTTGATCTGTAACCTGGGGCCTGCTACACCTGTTTTAGGATTTACGAAGGACTTCACATCATCATCGTAGATCATATCGAAGGAGATCACTGCAGAGATATATTTATTCACTGCCAGGTTGAGTGAATTAGTCATATAAAGGTCCAGGTTCTGCGGATTGATCCTGTAATTGGAGTAGAGGTCTAACCTGCCCTTGTACACGATACCTTTTGCCAGGGTCAGCACAGTATTGACCGTCAGGTAAGCACCAAACTCAGCTTTCACATGCTTGCCTGTATCCACACCAAATGCTGCCTGGGATGCCAGGTGGTCGTCCATAACAAATACATAACGACCTGTAACAGGTGAGAAGAAGATGGAAAACTGGCCCGTTGGCTTATAGTCCATACCCGGAGAAAGAACAAGGTAGGCAGGGGAGAAAAATCTGGATGCCAGTGTTCTGCTCGTGTCCGTATACAGGAAACCATCTGAGAACTGTGTACGAAGATCGACTAAACCCGACAGGTAAAAGTTCTTACCAATGTCATAACCATATTTGGAAGTAATGGAGATGAGGTCATCGCTTTTGCGGCCTCCCAGGCTGGTGGTATTTACATACCCGTAAGCCAGGTTCAGCACGTTATCCCAGCTATGTTTTCCCTTCTTGTAAAAGGCAAATGCATTAAAGGTAGAAGCCACGGAGAAAGAGAATTTATCACCACTCGCTGCCCAGTTAGTCAGGGTACCCTGGTTTATGTTCAGGTTGAAAATGCCCCCCCTTTTCCATATTTTTTTTGTCGTATCGCTGGCATCTTTCTTAATTTTCCCACTCGCTTCTTCGCGGGAGGTTTTCATCCAGTCTGTCTGTGCATGCAACAGCCCAAAGGCACATACCATTAAAGTGGCCGTCAAAAACGATCTTCTCATTCTATTTTGTGGTTTAAATGCGGGGTCAGCATACATTGAGACCTGTACTGTAGCTTACGAACCGCCTTGAATAATTATTCCTGAACTGCAAAAGTAAAAAACTCTATAAAAAGCTACAAGGGGTTGCCATCGGCAACCCCTTGTAGCTTTTTATACCAGTACTTATCTTTTTTTCAGTTCGTCTCTGATTTCCATCAGCAACTTCTCTTGTGGGCTAGGTTCGGGAGGAGTAGCAGGTGCTGCAGGGGCTTCTTCTTTTTTCCGGGTGAGGGCGTTGATCCCTTTTACCAGCAGGAAGATGCAGAAAGCAATGATGATAAATTCGATTATTGACTGAATGAAGAGACCATAAGATAATACAGGGGCTCCTGCTTCTTTTGCCTTGGCAAGGGATTCAAAACTACTTCCCTTACTATCATTGAGCAGGAAATACTTTTCCTTGAAATCTACCTTACCGGTCAGAATACCAAGAATCGGCATAAAGATGTTATCTACGAGTGCCGATACAATCTTACCGAATGCAGCACCAATGATCACACCGACCGCAAGATCAACCACATTCCCTTTGGTGGCAAAATCTCTGAACTCTTTGAAAAAACCCATATAACAAACTTTTTTAGGTGACACGAACAAATTGCAGGTCCAAGATAATACAATGATTTATATGAATGACTTAGCCAGACTCCTGTGCTGAGCTAATAGTGAAATGCATTTAATCTTTTAACTCCGGGTACTTCATCTTCAATCCCAGCAGTGTATCCTTCAACGTTTTCGCCACTACGTATTCCTTATACCAGTTATCATCTGCCGGTACAATTATCCACGGCACTTCATTGCAATGCTCAAATATATCTTCATATGCTTTCCTGTACTTCTTCCAGAACTTCGCTTCTATCAGATCTCCCTTATTGTACTTCCACATTTTTTTGGGATTGGTAGTCCGCTCCTGCAGGCGCTCTGCCTGCTCCTCAGCCGATATATGCAGATAGAATTTCAGGATCGTCGTATTCCCATGCGCGGTCAGTAATCTCTCAAAATCATTGATTGCACTCATACGTTTCATAATCACTTTATCATTCACCCATTTATGCACCCGTTGCACCAATACCTCCTCATAATGAGAACGATTGAATACCATAATCATGCCTTTGGGTGGTGCATGCTGATGTACCCGCCATAAAAAATCATGATCCTGTTCCTGCTCAGTAGGCACCTTAAAAGCCTTTACATTTACTCCTTCCGGGTTCATTGTACTCATTACTGAACGGATAGCACCATCTTTTCCGCTGGCATCCATTCCCTGCAGCACAATGAGGATGGCATGTTTATGTTCAGCATAGAGCAGGTTCTGTAACTCATCCAGCTCTGCTCTTATCTGCTCGGTAAGGGCCTTGGTCTTGTCTTTGTCCAGTTTTTTGGGAGCTGTGGTATTAATATCTGCTAACTTAATCTTACTCATCTGCGTAGCATTTCTACTTAGTGTAACAAAATATAAACCGAAGTGTTTGAGATTCCAAATGGAATTTCATGCGGCGCTTGCCCAGGGCAAAACAGGGGGATCGGGAAGCGGCCGGCAGCCCGCTAAATTAAATTCAAAATGACACTCTTTTTTTTTCGCGATCTTTGTCATGCCATTCTAAAAAATAAAAAACGTGAGCCAACGAACATTAAACTGGGGGATCTTCCTCCTTTTATCCCTGACCTGGGGTAGCTCCTTCATTCTCATGAAATTGGGTATGGAGCGACTTTCGCCCTGGCAGGTAGCCAGCCTCCGCATGCTATGCGCAGGCATTTCCTTATCGCCTTTCTTTTTCCGTTTTATCCACAAGATACCGGTAAAGAAACTCCCCCTGATCTTCCTCTCTGGTCTATTAGGTAATTTCTTCCCCGCCTTTCTCTTCTGCATCGCGGAGATGCAGGTAGACAGTGGGCTGGCTGGTATCCTGAACGGGTTCACCCCGCTCATGACCTTAGTAACAGGGGCCCTGCTATTCAATAATGCGATCATCAAACGGCAGTTACTGGGCATTAGCGCAGGGCTGATCGGGGTGGTGTTATTATTTGCCTCCCAGGGAATCAGCACGAGTTATTGGTACTACGGTCTGTGGATCCTTGTAGCCACCGTTTGCTATGGTACGAATATCAACCTGGTACGCAGGCATCTGAAGGATTACTCATCAGTACAGGTAAGCGCTATTTCTTTGGGATTCTGTGGCATACTGGCTTTGCCGGTTTTGCTGTATACGAATTTCTTTGCATTACTCAGTGGTCCGGCCATTCCATGGACCTCTATCAGCGCCGC
This window of the Chitinophaga sancti genome carries:
- a CDS encoding OsmC family protein, translated to MKRNASANWQGTGKDGKGTVTTQSTVLNSTPYSYKSRFEDGNGTNPEELIAAAHAGCFTMKLSFLISGAGFTPENLDTKATVTLENGAVTGSHLELKATVPGLDAAKFAELAEEARTNCPISKLLNTEITLDASLA
- a CDS encoding YceI family protein — its product is MAIWKIDQSHSDVEFKIKHLMITNVTGYFKKYDATVESSSDDFADAKIAFEAEVAGITTNNEQRDQHLQAEDFFHAAQYPKLNFVSTGVKKVDDERYKVTGDLTMRGVTKPVELDVEFSGIVKDPYGQTKAGFEVKGKIARKEYGITFNGPTDNGGLLLGEEVKLLASVQLVKQA
- a CDS encoding helix-turn-helix domain-containing protein — its product is MSDKKEHIEIVSLPAYAQADNNFVASSLCELKESFFATNGKPHRHDFYTIYWIKKGHMEPTIDAVTYEVNQNTLYFLAPGQVHTMTFSEKVEGYMIAFQDAFMCLKDQAASLMGINSSLFFNNQFSTVITLQPEQERDFEMLVQLMKKEVKDQEPGFDTALHGLLRYFLVLASRIKGSSMIATPDQHASHNSSLFLQFKNLIEEKYTTLKNVSDYAGLMHVKPVLLNEISKQQSGITAGEHIRNRVILEAQRYLYNTDLSAKEIAYRLGFEDPHYFSRFFKKYTGQTPSEFKETGKLAI
- a CDS encoding segregation and condensation protein A — its product is MADNSYKIKLPQFEGPFDLLLFFIERDELDIYNIPITTITNDFLNYIHHLESLNIELASEFILFVSTLMRIKAKMLLPRKELDEQGVEIDPRQELIDKILEYKRFKQAAAELAEKEADRMLMIKRGNIAKELSSIGEITSEGTEIQTLTLFKLTQTFEKVMQRVKQRDNKPQHVVYKYDYTMEGSRHYMIELASREKTLAFEKIFDHCQDRVHAIFLFLGMLELVQMKYMTIMVGEGRNNFIIDFIEPEDRELEVAGTLDME
- a CDS encoding DUF3078 domain-containing protein encodes the protein MRRSFLTATLMVCAFGLLHAQTDWMKTSREEASGKIKKDASDTTKKIWKRGGIFNLNINQGTLTNWAASGDKFSFSVASTFNAFAFYKKGKHSWDNVLNLAYGYVNTTSLGGRKSDDLISITSKYGYDIGKNFYLSGLVDLRTQFSDGFLYTDTSRTLASRFFSPAYLVLSPGMDYKPTGQFSIFFSPVTGRYVFVMDDHLASQAAFGVDTGKHVKAEFGAYLTVNTVLTLAKGIVYKGRLDLYSNYRINPQNLDLYMTNSLNLAVNKYISAVISFDMIYDDDVKSFVNPKTGVAGPRLQIKEVIGVGFTAKF
- the mscL gene encoding large conductance mechanosensitive channel protein MscL; the protein is MGFFKEFRDFATKGNVVDLAVGVIIGAAFGKIVSALVDNIFMPILGILTGKVDFKEKYFLLNDSKGSSFESLAKAKEAGAPVLSYGLFIQSIIEFIIIAFCIFLLVKGINALTRKKEEAPAAPATPPEPSPQEKLLMEIRDELKKR
- a CDS encoding PPK2 family polyphosphate kinase; the protein is MSKIKLADINTTAPKKLDKDKTKALTEQIRAELDELQNLLYAEHKHAILIVLQGMDASGKDGAIRSVMSTMNPEGVNVKAFKVPTEQEQDHDFLWRVHQHAPPKGMIMVFNRSHYEEVLVQRVHKWVNDKVIMKRMSAINDFERLLTAHGNTTILKFYLHISAEEQAERLQERTTNPKKMWKYNKGDLIEAKFWKKYRKAYEDIFEHCNEVPWIIVPADDNWYKEYVVAKTLKDTLLGLKMKYPELKD
- a CDS encoding DMT family transporter, which codes for MSQRTLNWGIFLLLSLTWGSSFILMKLGMERLSPWQVASLRMLCAGISLSPFFFRFIHKIPVKKLPLIFLSGLLGNFFPAFLFCIAEMQVDSGLAGILNGFTPLMTLVTGALLFNNAIIKRQLLGISAGLIGVVLLFASQGISTSYWYYGLWILVATVCYGTNINLVRRHLKDYSSVQVSAISLGFCGILALPVLLYTNFFALLSGPAIPWTSISAAATLGILGSGIATVLFYFLISKTGAMFASMVTYVLPIVALGWGFLAGEHITLLQILSLGIILGGVYLVNRK